From Scomber scombrus chromosome 6, fScoSco1.1, whole genome shotgun sequence, the proteins below share one genomic window:
- the gpr37a gene encoding prosaposin receptor GPR37, producing the protein MLLPLPGFMLLCLCSEAVSAQLHWHQTKTTFSPHYESTAADRNAQSRRWRTVSGEDNGGVHYGARRQASWMDTVKPSQSEQLGTQIPRRAVRKSGTNGNKVGESGDRGHTPGEEYTHKRGNTPGEEYTQTPRGHVSIPARTGHKRRQRRSKDAGAPLPVAMAQEQPGPAFGLNSSDFEEEDYTVPDFPDGTPFPPVNTRPRRKQVRNPFYPVTSRSYGAYAVVMTAAVIFSVGIIGNVSVMCIVCHNYYMRSISNSLLANLALWDFVIVFFCMPLVVFHELTKNWLLGEFSCRIIPYLEVASLGVTTFTLCALCIDRFRAATNVQMYYEMIENWASTSAKLAVIWVGALLLALPELLIRQLVTEDGDPPDVTPCERCVIRISTDLPDTLYVLGLTYDGARLWWYFGCYFCLPTLFTICCSLVTARKIRRAERTCVRSSKKQIQLESQMNCAVVALAILYGFCLIPENICNIINTYMAAGLPQRTLDILQLVSQLLLFCKSAVTPVLLFSLCQPFTRAFLDCCCCCCDECGPPRSSTAAAATTSDADIECTTTELELSPFSTIRREPSTSTTYATVGTHC; encoded by the exons ATGCTGCTTCCACTCCCGGGCTTCATGTTGTTGTGTCTGTGCAGCGAGGCCGTCTCCGCTCAGCTCCACTGGCACCAAACAAAGACGACTTTCAGCCCTCATTATGAATCCACCGCCGCGGACAGGAATGCGCAGAGCCGGAGATGGCGCACAGTCAGCGGGGAGGACAATGGGGGGGTGCACTACGGGGCGCGTAGGCAGGCCTCGTGGATGGATACTGTAAAGCCATCGCAGTCTGAGCAGCTGGGGACGCAGATTCCCCGGCGCGCTGTGCGTAAAAGTGGCACCAATGGAAACAAAGTGGGTGAGTCAGGGGACAGAGGACACACACCGGGAGAAGAGTATACACACAAGAGAGGAAACACACCGGGAGAAGAGTATACCCAAACCCCGCGTGGACATGTCTCCATCCCCGCGAGGACGGGACACAAACGGCGGCAGAGACGGAGCAAGGACGCAGGTGCGCCTCTGCCCGTGGCCATGGCGCAGGAGCAACCCGGACCCGCTTTCGGGCTCAACAGCAGTGACTTTGAGGAGGAGGACTACACGGTGCCGGATTTCCCCGATGGCACGCCCTTCCCGCCGGTGAACACGCGCCCCAGACGGAAGCAGGTGAGGAACCCTTTCTACCCGGTCACCTCGCGCTCCTACGGCGCGTACGCGGTGGTGATGACCGCCGCGGTGATCTTCAGCGTGGGCATCATCGGGAACGTGTCGGTCATGTGCATCGTGTGTCATAACTACTACATGAGGAGCATCTCCAACTCGCTGCTGGCCAACCTCGCGCTCTGGGATTTCGTCATCGTCTTCTTCTGCATGCCGCTCGTGGTGTTTCACGAGCTCACCAAGAACTGGCTGCTGGGAGAGTTCTCGTGCAGGATCATCCCGTACCTGGAG GTGGCGTCTCTCGGGGTCACCACTTTCACGCTGTGCGCTCTGTGCATCGACCGTTTCCGCGCCGCCACCAACGTTCAGATGTACTACGAGATGATCGAGAACTGGGCGTCCACCTCAGCCAAGCTGGCCGTGATCTGGGTGGGCGCTCTGCTGCTGGCGCTGCCCGAGCTGCTGATCCGACAGCTGGTCACCGAGGACGGCGACCCGCCCGACGTGACGCCCTGCGAGCGCTGCGTGATCCGCATCTCCACCGATCTGCCGGACACGCTGTACGTCCTGGGGCTCACCTACGACGGCGCTCGCCTCTGGTGGTACTTCGGCTGCTACTTCTGCCTCCCGACGCTGTTCACCATCTGTTGCTCGCTGGTCACCGCTCGCAAGATCCGCCGCGCCGAGCGCACCTGCGTCCGCAGCAGCAAGAAGCAGATCCAGCTGGAGAGCCAGATGAACTGTGCCGTGGTGGCGTTGGCCATCCTCTACGGCTTCTGCCTCATCCCCGAGAACATCTGCAACATCATCAACACTTACATGGCGGCCGGCCTCCCTCAGAGAACCCTGGACATCCTGCAGCTGGTCAGTCAGCTGCTGCTCTTCTGTAAGTCAGCGGTGACGCCGGTGCTGCTGTTCAGTCTGTGCCAACCCTTCACCAGAGCCTTCctggactgctgctgctgctgctgtgatgagTGCGGCCCGCCTCGCTCCTccaccgccgccgccgccaccaCCAGCGACGCCGACATCGAGTGCACCACCACCGAGCTGGAGCTGTCGCCGTTCAGCACCATCCGCAGGGAGCcgtccacctccaccacctACGCCACCGTGGGGACACACtgctga